A stretch of Canis lupus baileyi chromosome 2, mCanLup2.hap1, whole genome shotgun sequence DNA encodes these proteins:
- the AP3B2 gene encoding AP-3 complex subunit beta-2 isoform X3, translating into MSAAPAYGEDKGGSAGPGEPEYGHDPASGGIFSSDYKRHDDLKEMLDTNKDSLKLEAMKRIVAMIARGKNASDLFPAVVKNVACKNIEVKKLVYVYLVRYAEEQQDLALLSISTFQRGLKDPNQLIRASALRVLSSIRVPIIVPIMMLAIKEAASDMSPYVRKTAAHAIPKLYSLDSDQKDQLIEVIEKLLADKTTLVAGSVVMAFEEVCPERIDLIHKNYRKLCNLLIDVEEWGQVVIISMLTRYARTQFLSPTQNESLLEENPEKAFYGSEEDEAKGPGSEEATTAALPARKPYVMDPDHRLLLRNTKPLLQSRSAAVVMAVAQLYFHLAPKAEVGVIAKALVRLLRSHSEVQYVVLQNVATMSIKRRGMFEPYLKSFYIRSTDPTQIKILKLEVLTNLANETNIPTVLREFQTYIRSMDKDFVAATIQAIGRCATNIGRVRDTCLNGLVQLLSNRDELVVAESVVVIKKLLQMQPAQHGEIIKHLAKLTDNIQVPMARASILWLIGEYCEHVPKIAPDVLRKMAKSFTAEEDIVKLQVINLAAKLYLTNSKQTKLLTQYVLSLAKYDQNYDIRDRARFTRQLIVPSEQGGALSRHAKKLFLAPKPAPVLESSFKDRDHFQLGSLSHLLNAKATGYQELPDWPKEAPDPSVRNVEVPEWTKCSNREKRKEKEKPFYSDSEGESGPTESADSDPESESASDSKSSSESGSGESSSESDSEDQEEEKGKSSESEQSEEESGKRKMKKRKKVAEGQGEGSSSDEGSDSSSSSSESERTSDTEEEQVEPDSWRKKTPPSSKSAPVAKEISLLDLEDFTPPSVQPVSPPTIVSTSLATDLEGLTLTDSPLVPSLLSPVSGVGRQELLHRVAGEGLAVDYTFSRQPFSGDPHMVSVHINFSNSSETPIKGLHVGTPKLPPGISIQEFPEIESLAPGESATAVMGINFCDSTQVANFQLCTQTRQFYVSIQPPVGELMAPVFMSENEFKKEQGKLTGMSEITEKLTLPDTCRSDHIVVQKVTTVANLGRVPCGTSDEYRFAGRTLTSGSLVLLTLDARPTGAAQLTVNSEKMVIGTMLVKDVVQALTQ; encoded by the exons GCATGATGACCTGAAGGAGATGCTGGATACCAACAAGGATTCCCTCAAGCTGGAGGCCATGAAGAGGATTGTGGCT ATGATCGCCCGGGGAAAGAATGCCTCAGACCTGTTTCCCGCTGTGGTGAAAAATGTGGCCTGCAAGAACATAGAG GTGAAGAAGCTTGTCTATGTGTACCTGGTACGTTATGCCGAAGAGCAACAAGACCTGGCCCTGCTGTCTATCTCCACCTTCCAACGTGGCCTAAAG GACCCCAACCAGCTGATCCGGGCTAGTGCCCTCCGTGTCCTGTCTAGCATCCGGGTGCCCATCATAGTGCCCATCATGATGCTGGCCATCAAGGAAGCTGCCTCGGACATGTCACCCTATGTACGGAAAACAGCAGCTCATGCCATCCCTAAACTCTACAG TCTGGATTCTGACCAGAAGGACCAGCTGATCGAGGTCATTGAGAAGCTTCTGGCCGACAAGACCACG tTGGTGGCGGGCAGCGTGGTGATGGCCTTCGAGGAGGTGTGCCCGGAGCGCATCGACCTGATTCACAAGAACTACCGGAAACTCTGTAACCTGCTCATCGACGTGGAGGAGTGGGGCCAGGTGGTCATCATCAGCATGCTCACCCGCTACGCGCGCACGCAGTTCCTGAGCCCCACCCAGAAC gaatCTCTGCTGGAGGAGAACCCCGAGAAAGCCTTCTACGGCTCGGAAGAGGATGAGGCCAAGGGCCCGGGCTCAGAGGAGGCGACCACCGCAGCGCTGCCCGCCCGCAAGCCCTACGTCATGGATCCCGACCACCGGCTGCTGCTGCGCAACACAAAGCCGCTGCTGCAGAGCCGCAGCGCGGCCGTGGTGATGGCGGTGGCGCAGCTCTACTTCCACCTGGCGCCCAAGGCGGAGGTGGGCGTCATCGCCAAGGCCCTGGTGCGCCTCCTGCGCAGCCACAG TGAGGTGCAGTACGTGGTACTCCAGAACGTGGCCACCATGTCCATCAAGCGCCGG GGTATGTTTGAACCCTACCTGAAGAGCTTCTACATCAGATCCACCGACCCCACCCAGATCAAGATCCTGAAG cTGGAAGTGCTGACCAACCTGGCCAATGAGACCAACATCCCTACTGTCCTACGGGAATTCCAG ACCTACATCCGCAGCATGGACAAGGACTTTGTGGCAGCCACGATCCAGGCCATTGGACGCTGTGCAACCAACATAGGCCGAGTCCGGGACACCTGCCTCAACGGCCTGGTGCAGCTGCTATCCAACCGTGATG AGCTTGTGGTGGCAGAGTCTGTGGTGGTCATTAAGAAGCTGCTCCAGATGCAGCCTGCACAGCACGGAGAGATCATCAAACATCTGGCAAAGCTCACAGATAACATCCAG GTGCCCATGGCCCGAGCCAGCATCCTGTGGCTTATCGGCGAGTACTGTGAGCACGTCCCCAAGATTGCACCTGATGTCCTGAGAAAAATGGCCAAGTCCTTCACAGCAGAGGAGGACATTGTCAAGCTACAGGTCATCAATCTGGCAGCCAAGCTCTACCTGACTAACTCGAAGCAG ACCAAGCTGCTGACCCAGTACGTGCTGAGTCTGGCCAAGTATGACCAGAACTATGACATCCGTGACCGAGCGCGCTTTACCCGACAGCTGATCGTCCCTTCAGAGCAAGGAGGGGCCCTCAGCCGTCATGCCAAGAAGCTCTTCCTGGCACCCAAACCAGCCCCAGTCTTGGAGTCATCCTTCAAAG ACCGGGATCACTTCCAGCTGGGTTCACTGTCCCACCTGCTCAATGCCAAGGCCACAGGCTACCAGGAGCTCCCAGACTGGCCAAAGGAAGCTCCAGACCCATCTGTGCGAAATGTGGAG gTACCTGAATGGACCAAGTGCTCAAAtcgagagaagaggaaggagaaggagaagccctTCTACTCAGACTCTGAGGGGGAGTCAGGCCCCACAGAGTCGGCAGACAGTG ACCCCGAGTCCGAGAGTGCCTCAGACAGTAAGAGCAGCAGTGAGAGTGGCTCCGGGGAGTCCAGCAGTGAGTCTGATAGTGAAgaccaggaggaggagaaagggaagagcagTGAGAG TGAACAGAGTGAAGAGGAAAGTgggaagaggaagatgaagaagaggaagaaggtagCCGAGGGACAAGGAGAAGGTTCATCCTCAGATGAGGGCAGTGATTCCAGCAGTAGCTCATCAGAGTCTGAGAGGACATCAGACACCGAGGAGGAGCAGGTGGAACCTGattcttggaggaaaaaaaca CCTCCCAGCAGCAAAAGTGCCCCCGTGGCCAAGGAGATCTCCCTGCTTGACCTAGAGGACT TCACTCCTCCCAGTGTCCAGCCTGTGTCTCCCCCCACGATTGTGTCCACCAGTCTGGCTACTGACCTGGAGGGCCTGACGCTCACAGACTCCCCGCTGGTGCCCTCG ctGCTGAGTCCGGTGTCTGGTGTTGGGAGGCAGGAGCTGCTGCATCGCGTAGCTGGCGAGGGGCTGGCTGTGGACTACACCTTCAGCCGCCAGCCTTTCTCTGGGGACCCCCACATGGTGTCTGTGCACATCAACTTCTCCAACAGCTCTGAGACCCCCATCAAGGGCCTGCACGTGGGCACCCCCAAACTGCCCCCTGGCATCAGCATCCAGGAATTTCCTGAAATCG AGTCCCTGGCGCCGGGAGAATCTGCCACTGCTGTAATGGGCATTAATTTCTGTGACTCAACCCAGGTGGCCAACTTCCAGCTGTG TACCCAAACCCGGCAGTTCTATGTCTCCATTCAGCCACCCGTTGGGGAGCTGATGGCTCCTGTGTTCATGAGTGAGAATGAGTTCAAGAAGGAACAAG GAAAGCTGACAGGCATGAGCGAGATCACAGAGAAGCTCACGCTGCCAGACACTTGTCGGAGTGACCACATTGTGGTGCAGAAAGTGACAACTGTTGCCAACCTGGGTCGTGTACCCTGTGGGACATCTGATGAGTACAG ATTTGCAGGCAGGACACTGACCAGTGGGAGCCTGGTCCTACTGACCCTGGATGCTCGGCCCACTGGAGCCGCCCAGCTGACTGTCAACAGCGAGAAGATGGTGATTGGCACCATGCTGGTGAAGGACGTGGTACAGGCTCTGACCCAGTGA
- the AP3B2 gene encoding AP-3 complex subunit beta-2 isoform X1: MQRFLQLPGAVVRPGGRGAGAADQEAASPVLAPEGGPPPWYQALQPEELRWLQAPEEDTIPEASLEGPGPEPGQSQSQPLRHDDLKEMLDTNKDSLKLEAMKRIVAMIARGKNASDLFPAVVKNVACKNIEVKKLVYVYLVRYAEEQQDLALLSISTFQRGLKDPNQLIRASALRVLSSIRVPIIVPIMMLAIKEAASDMSPYVRKTAAHAIPKLYSLDSDQKDQLIEVIEKLLADKTTLVAGSVVMAFEEVCPERIDLIHKNYRKLCNLLIDVEEWGQVVIISMLTRYARTQFLSPTQNESLLEENPEKAFYGSEEDEAKGPGSEEATTAALPARKPYVMDPDHRLLLRNTKPLLQSRSAAVVMAVAQLYFHLAPKAEVGVIAKALVRLLRSHSEVQYVVLQNVATMSIKRRGMFEPYLKSFYIRSTDPTQIKILKLEVLTNLANETNIPTVLREFQTYIRSMDKDFVAATIQAIGRCATNIGRVRDTCLNGLVQLLSNRDELVVAESVVVIKKLLQMQPAQHGEIIKHLAKLTDNIQVPMARASILWLIGEYCEHVPKIAPDVLRKMAKSFTAEEDIVKLQVINLAAKLYLTNSKQTKLLTQYVLSLAKYDQNYDIRDRARFTRQLIVPSEQGGALSRHAKKLFLAPKPAPVLESSFKDRDHFQLGSLSHLLNAKATGYQELPDWPKEAPDPSVRNVEVPEWTKCSNREKRKEKEKPFYSDSEGESGPTESADSDPESESASDSKSSSESGSGESSSESDSEDQEEEKGKSSESEQSEEESGKRKMKKRKKVAEGQGEGSSSDEGSDSSSSSSESERTSDTEEEQVEPDSWRKKTPPSSKSAPVAKEISLLDLEDFTPPSVQPVSPPTIVSTSLATDLEGLTLTDSPLVPSLLSPVSGVGRQELLHRVAGEGLAVDYTFSRQPFSGDPHMVSVHINFSNSSETPIKGLHVGTPKLPPGISIQEFPEIESLAPGESATAVMGINFCDSTQVANFQLCTQTRQFYVSIQPPVGELMAPVFMSENEFKKEQGKLTGMSEITEKLTLPDTCRSDHIVVQKVTTVANLGRVPCGTSDEYRFAGRTLTSGSLVLLTLDARPTGAAQLTVNSEKMVIGTMLVKDVVQALTQ, translated from the exons ATGCAGCGATTCCTGCAGCTCCCGGGGGCTGTGGTGAGGCcagggggcagaggggctggCGCAGCTGACCAGGAGGCTGCCAGCCCTGTGCTGGCCCCTGAAGGCGGGCCCCCACCCTGGTACCAGGCCCTGCAGCCTGAGGAGCTCCGGTGGCTGCAGGCCCCCGAGGAAGACACAATCCCGGAGGCGTCCCTGGAAGGGCCTGGCCCGGAGCctggccagagccagagccagccgCTAAG GCATGATGACCTGAAGGAGATGCTGGATACCAACAAGGATTCCCTCAAGCTGGAGGCCATGAAGAGGATTGTGGCT ATGATCGCCCGGGGAAAGAATGCCTCAGACCTGTTTCCCGCTGTGGTGAAAAATGTGGCCTGCAAGAACATAGAG GTGAAGAAGCTTGTCTATGTGTACCTGGTACGTTATGCCGAAGAGCAACAAGACCTGGCCCTGCTGTCTATCTCCACCTTCCAACGTGGCCTAAAG GACCCCAACCAGCTGATCCGGGCTAGTGCCCTCCGTGTCCTGTCTAGCATCCGGGTGCCCATCATAGTGCCCATCATGATGCTGGCCATCAAGGAAGCTGCCTCGGACATGTCACCCTATGTACGGAAAACAGCAGCTCATGCCATCCCTAAACTCTACAG TCTGGATTCTGACCAGAAGGACCAGCTGATCGAGGTCATTGAGAAGCTTCTGGCCGACAAGACCACG tTGGTGGCGGGCAGCGTGGTGATGGCCTTCGAGGAGGTGTGCCCGGAGCGCATCGACCTGATTCACAAGAACTACCGGAAACTCTGTAACCTGCTCATCGACGTGGAGGAGTGGGGCCAGGTGGTCATCATCAGCATGCTCACCCGCTACGCGCGCACGCAGTTCCTGAGCCCCACCCAGAAC gaatCTCTGCTGGAGGAGAACCCCGAGAAAGCCTTCTACGGCTCGGAAGAGGATGAGGCCAAGGGCCCGGGCTCAGAGGAGGCGACCACCGCAGCGCTGCCCGCCCGCAAGCCCTACGTCATGGATCCCGACCACCGGCTGCTGCTGCGCAACACAAAGCCGCTGCTGCAGAGCCGCAGCGCGGCCGTGGTGATGGCGGTGGCGCAGCTCTACTTCCACCTGGCGCCCAAGGCGGAGGTGGGCGTCATCGCCAAGGCCCTGGTGCGCCTCCTGCGCAGCCACAG TGAGGTGCAGTACGTGGTACTCCAGAACGTGGCCACCATGTCCATCAAGCGCCGG GGTATGTTTGAACCCTACCTGAAGAGCTTCTACATCAGATCCACCGACCCCACCCAGATCAAGATCCTGAAG cTGGAAGTGCTGACCAACCTGGCCAATGAGACCAACATCCCTACTGTCCTACGGGAATTCCAG ACCTACATCCGCAGCATGGACAAGGACTTTGTGGCAGCCACGATCCAGGCCATTGGACGCTGTGCAACCAACATAGGCCGAGTCCGGGACACCTGCCTCAACGGCCTGGTGCAGCTGCTATCCAACCGTGATG AGCTTGTGGTGGCAGAGTCTGTGGTGGTCATTAAGAAGCTGCTCCAGATGCAGCCTGCACAGCACGGAGAGATCATCAAACATCTGGCAAAGCTCACAGATAACATCCAG GTGCCCATGGCCCGAGCCAGCATCCTGTGGCTTATCGGCGAGTACTGTGAGCACGTCCCCAAGATTGCACCTGATGTCCTGAGAAAAATGGCCAAGTCCTTCACAGCAGAGGAGGACATTGTCAAGCTACAGGTCATCAATCTGGCAGCCAAGCTCTACCTGACTAACTCGAAGCAG ACCAAGCTGCTGACCCAGTACGTGCTGAGTCTGGCCAAGTATGACCAGAACTATGACATCCGTGACCGAGCGCGCTTTACCCGACAGCTGATCGTCCCTTCAGAGCAAGGAGGGGCCCTCAGCCGTCATGCCAAGAAGCTCTTCCTGGCACCCAAACCAGCCCCAGTCTTGGAGTCATCCTTCAAAG ACCGGGATCACTTCCAGCTGGGTTCACTGTCCCACCTGCTCAATGCCAAGGCCACAGGCTACCAGGAGCTCCCAGACTGGCCAAAGGAAGCTCCAGACCCATCTGTGCGAAATGTGGAG gTACCTGAATGGACCAAGTGCTCAAAtcgagagaagaggaaggagaaggagaagccctTCTACTCAGACTCTGAGGGGGAGTCAGGCCCCACAGAGTCGGCAGACAGTG ACCCCGAGTCCGAGAGTGCCTCAGACAGTAAGAGCAGCAGTGAGAGTGGCTCCGGGGAGTCCAGCAGTGAGTCTGATAGTGAAgaccaggaggaggagaaagggaagagcagTGAGAG TGAACAGAGTGAAGAGGAAAGTgggaagaggaagatgaagaagaggaagaaggtagCCGAGGGACAAGGAGAAGGTTCATCCTCAGATGAGGGCAGTGATTCCAGCAGTAGCTCATCAGAGTCTGAGAGGACATCAGACACCGAGGAGGAGCAGGTGGAACCTGattcttggaggaaaaaaaca CCTCCCAGCAGCAAAAGTGCCCCCGTGGCCAAGGAGATCTCCCTGCTTGACCTAGAGGACT TCACTCCTCCCAGTGTCCAGCCTGTGTCTCCCCCCACGATTGTGTCCACCAGTCTGGCTACTGACCTGGAGGGCCTGACGCTCACAGACTCCCCGCTGGTGCCCTCG ctGCTGAGTCCGGTGTCTGGTGTTGGGAGGCAGGAGCTGCTGCATCGCGTAGCTGGCGAGGGGCTGGCTGTGGACTACACCTTCAGCCGCCAGCCTTTCTCTGGGGACCCCCACATGGTGTCTGTGCACATCAACTTCTCCAACAGCTCTGAGACCCCCATCAAGGGCCTGCACGTGGGCACCCCCAAACTGCCCCCTGGCATCAGCATCCAGGAATTTCCTGAAATCG AGTCCCTGGCGCCGGGAGAATCTGCCACTGCTGTAATGGGCATTAATTTCTGTGACTCAACCCAGGTGGCCAACTTCCAGCTGTG TACCCAAACCCGGCAGTTCTATGTCTCCATTCAGCCACCCGTTGGGGAGCTGATGGCTCCTGTGTTCATGAGTGAGAATGAGTTCAAGAAGGAACAAG GAAAGCTGACAGGCATGAGCGAGATCACAGAGAAGCTCACGCTGCCAGACACTTGTCGGAGTGACCACATTGTGGTGCAGAAAGTGACAACTGTTGCCAACCTGGGTCGTGTACCCTGTGGGACATCTGATGAGTACAG ATTTGCAGGCAGGACACTGACCAGTGGGAGCCTGGTCCTACTGACCCTGGATGCTCGGCCCACTGGAGCCGCCCAGCTGACTGTCAACAGCGAGAAGATGGTGATTGGCACCATGCTGGTGAAGGACGTGGTACAGGCTCTGACCCAGTGA
- the AP3B2 gene encoding AP-3 complex subunit beta-2 isoform X2: MQRFLQLPGAVVRPGGRGAGAADQEAASPVLAPEGGPPPWYQALQPEELRWLQAPEEDTIPEASLEGPGPEPGQSQSQPLRHDDLKEMLDTNKDSLKLEAMKRIVAMIARGKNASDLFPAVVKNVACKNIEVKKLVYVYLVRYAEEQQDLALLSISTFQRGLKDPNQLIRASALRVLSSIRVPIIVPIMMLAIKEAASDMSPYVRKTAAHAIPKLYSLDSDQKDQLIEVIEKLLADKTTLVAGSVVMAFEEVCPERIDLIHKNYRKLCNLLIDVEEWGQVVIISMLTRYARTQFLSPTQNESLLEENPEKAFYGSEEDEAKGPGSEEATTAALPARKPYVMDPDHRLLLRNTKPLLQSRSAAVVMAVAQLYFHLAPKAEVGVIAKALVRLLRSHSEVQYVVLQNVATMSIKRRGMFEPYLKSFYIRSTDPTQIKILKTYIRSMDKDFVAATIQAIGRCATNIGRVRDTCLNGLVQLLSNRDELVVAESVVVIKKLLQMQPAQHGEIIKHLAKLTDNIQVPMARASILWLIGEYCEHVPKIAPDVLRKMAKSFTAEEDIVKLQVINLAAKLYLTNSKQTKLLTQYVLSLAKYDQNYDIRDRARFTRQLIVPSEQGGALSRHAKKLFLAPKPAPVLESSFKDRDHFQLGSLSHLLNAKATGYQELPDWPKEAPDPSVRNVEVPEWTKCSNREKRKEKEKPFYSDSEGESGPTESADSDPESESASDSKSSSESGSGESSSESDSEDQEEEKGKSSESEQSEEESGKRKMKKRKKVAEGQGEGSSSDEGSDSSSSSSESERTSDTEEEQVEPDSWRKKTPPSSKSAPVAKEISLLDLEDFTPPSVQPVSPPTIVSTSLATDLEGLTLTDSPLVPSLLSPVSGVGRQELLHRVAGEGLAVDYTFSRQPFSGDPHMVSVHINFSNSSETPIKGLHVGTPKLPPGISIQEFPEIESLAPGESATAVMGINFCDSTQVANFQLCTQTRQFYVSIQPPVGELMAPVFMSENEFKKEQGKLTGMSEITEKLTLPDTCRSDHIVVQKVTTVANLGRVPCGTSDEYRFAGRTLTSGSLVLLTLDARPTGAAQLTVNSEKMVIGTMLVKDVVQALTQ; encoded by the exons ATGCAGCGATTCCTGCAGCTCCCGGGGGCTGTGGTGAGGCcagggggcagaggggctggCGCAGCTGACCAGGAGGCTGCCAGCCCTGTGCTGGCCCCTGAAGGCGGGCCCCCACCCTGGTACCAGGCCCTGCAGCCTGAGGAGCTCCGGTGGCTGCAGGCCCCCGAGGAAGACACAATCCCGGAGGCGTCCCTGGAAGGGCCTGGCCCGGAGCctggccagagccagagccagccgCTAAG GCATGATGACCTGAAGGAGATGCTGGATACCAACAAGGATTCCCTCAAGCTGGAGGCCATGAAGAGGATTGTGGCT ATGATCGCCCGGGGAAAGAATGCCTCAGACCTGTTTCCCGCTGTGGTGAAAAATGTGGCCTGCAAGAACATAGAG GTGAAGAAGCTTGTCTATGTGTACCTGGTACGTTATGCCGAAGAGCAACAAGACCTGGCCCTGCTGTCTATCTCCACCTTCCAACGTGGCCTAAAG GACCCCAACCAGCTGATCCGGGCTAGTGCCCTCCGTGTCCTGTCTAGCATCCGGGTGCCCATCATAGTGCCCATCATGATGCTGGCCATCAAGGAAGCTGCCTCGGACATGTCACCCTATGTACGGAAAACAGCAGCTCATGCCATCCCTAAACTCTACAG TCTGGATTCTGACCAGAAGGACCAGCTGATCGAGGTCATTGAGAAGCTTCTGGCCGACAAGACCACG tTGGTGGCGGGCAGCGTGGTGATGGCCTTCGAGGAGGTGTGCCCGGAGCGCATCGACCTGATTCACAAGAACTACCGGAAACTCTGTAACCTGCTCATCGACGTGGAGGAGTGGGGCCAGGTGGTCATCATCAGCATGCTCACCCGCTACGCGCGCACGCAGTTCCTGAGCCCCACCCAGAAC gaatCTCTGCTGGAGGAGAACCCCGAGAAAGCCTTCTACGGCTCGGAAGAGGATGAGGCCAAGGGCCCGGGCTCAGAGGAGGCGACCACCGCAGCGCTGCCCGCCCGCAAGCCCTACGTCATGGATCCCGACCACCGGCTGCTGCTGCGCAACACAAAGCCGCTGCTGCAGAGCCGCAGCGCGGCCGTGGTGATGGCGGTGGCGCAGCTCTACTTCCACCTGGCGCCCAAGGCGGAGGTGGGCGTCATCGCCAAGGCCCTGGTGCGCCTCCTGCGCAGCCACAG TGAGGTGCAGTACGTGGTACTCCAGAACGTGGCCACCATGTCCATCAAGCGCCGG GGTATGTTTGAACCCTACCTGAAGAGCTTCTACATCAGATCCACCGACCCCACCCAGATCAAGATCCTGAAG ACCTACATCCGCAGCATGGACAAGGACTTTGTGGCAGCCACGATCCAGGCCATTGGACGCTGTGCAACCAACATAGGCCGAGTCCGGGACACCTGCCTCAACGGCCTGGTGCAGCTGCTATCCAACCGTGATG AGCTTGTGGTGGCAGAGTCTGTGGTGGTCATTAAGAAGCTGCTCCAGATGCAGCCTGCACAGCACGGAGAGATCATCAAACATCTGGCAAAGCTCACAGATAACATCCAG GTGCCCATGGCCCGAGCCAGCATCCTGTGGCTTATCGGCGAGTACTGTGAGCACGTCCCCAAGATTGCACCTGATGTCCTGAGAAAAATGGCCAAGTCCTTCACAGCAGAGGAGGACATTGTCAAGCTACAGGTCATCAATCTGGCAGCCAAGCTCTACCTGACTAACTCGAAGCAG ACCAAGCTGCTGACCCAGTACGTGCTGAGTCTGGCCAAGTATGACCAGAACTATGACATCCGTGACCGAGCGCGCTTTACCCGACAGCTGATCGTCCCTTCAGAGCAAGGAGGGGCCCTCAGCCGTCATGCCAAGAAGCTCTTCCTGGCACCCAAACCAGCCCCAGTCTTGGAGTCATCCTTCAAAG ACCGGGATCACTTCCAGCTGGGTTCACTGTCCCACCTGCTCAATGCCAAGGCCACAGGCTACCAGGAGCTCCCAGACTGGCCAAAGGAAGCTCCAGACCCATCTGTGCGAAATGTGGAG gTACCTGAATGGACCAAGTGCTCAAAtcgagagaagaggaaggagaaggagaagccctTCTACTCAGACTCTGAGGGGGAGTCAGGCCCCACAGAGTCGGCAGACAGTG ACCCCGAGTCCGAGAGTGCCTCAGACAGTAAGAGCAGCAGTGAGAGTGGCTCCGGGGAGTCCAGCAGTGAGTCTGATAGTGAAgaccaggaggaggagaaagggaagagcagTGAGAG TGAACAGAGTGAAGAGGAAAGTgggaagaggaagatgaagaagaggaagaaggtagCCGAGGGACAAGGAGAAGGTTCATCCTCAGATGAGGGCAGTGATTCCAGCAGTAGCTCATCAGAGTCTGAGAGGACATCAGACACCGAGGAGGAGCAGGTGGAACCTGattcttggaggaaaaaaaca CCTCCCAGCAGCAAAAGTGCCCCCGTGGCCAAGGAGATCTCCCTGCTTGACCTAGAGGACT TCACTCCTCCCAGTGTCCAGCCTGTGTCTCCCCCCACGATTGTGTCCACCAGTCTGGCTACTGACCTGGAGGGCCTGACGCTCACAGACTCCCCGCTGGTGCCCTCG ctGCTGAGTCCGGTGTCTGGTGTTGGGAGGCAGGAGCTGCTGCATCGCGTAGCTGGCGAGGGGCTGGCTGTGGACTACACCTTCAGCCGCCAGCCTTTCTCTGGGGACCCCCACATGGTGTCTGTGCACATCAACTTCTCCAACAGCTCTGAGACCCCCATCAAGGGCCTGCACGTGGGCACCCCCAAACTGCCCCCTGGCATCAGCATCCAGGAATTTCCTGAAATCG AGTCCCTGGCGCCGGGAGAATCTGCCACTGCTGTAATGGGCATTAATTTCTGTGACTCAACCCAGGTGGCCAACTTCCAGCTGTG TACCCAAACCCGGCAGTTCTATGTCTCCATTCAGCCACCCGTTGGGGAGCTGATGGCTCCTGTGTTCATGAGTGAGAATGAGTTCAAGAAGGAACAAG GAAAGCTGACAGGCATGAGCGAGATCACAGAGAAGCTCACGCTGCCAGACACTTGTCGGAGTGACCACATTGTGGTGCAGAAAGTGACAACTGTTGCCAACCTGGGTCGTGTACCCTGTGGGACATCTGATGAGTACAG ATTTGCAGGCAGGACACTGACCAGTGGGAGCCTGGTCCTACTGACCCTGGATGCTCGGCCCACTGGAGCCGCCCAGCTGACTGTCAACAGCGAGAAGATGGTGATTGGCACCATGCTGGTGAAGGACGTGGTACAGGCTCTGACCCAGTGA